From Taeniopygia guttata chromosome 3, bTaeGut7.mat, whole genome shotgun sequence:
GCATCCTCTGAGCCAGGAGGGAGCTTTGCCCTTTAAGGCCTTTGTCTTTGGGCATTTTGGATATTTAGGATTGCACAAGGAGTTTCCATCCTGGCTGCAATGTGGCAGGAGGAGCTTGATGAggtgcctggcactgccagtgcttCCCTTGGGCGTGGAAATCCATGGATCTTACACAGAGGAGCACACACAGATTGGCATGGCCATGATGGACGAGTGCCAGTGGGGCCAAGGTTCCATGAGGGTGAAGTGGGTGACAGGGAATTCCCAACATCACCCCCTGGGAGGTGTTGAAGGGGCGCAAAGGAGGGCTGGGGTGGTGGTCCCTGGTTTGTGTCCGAAATCACTACtgatcccttcccttcctcacCTAGGACGGATCTGATGTGCAGCCAGGGTCTCTCTCCCTGCTGGGGGAATTCCAAGCCCCTTGGGATACATGTGGGGTAGTGTCTCCTCTCACTCCTGGGGCAGGAAAAAGGCTGGCCTAGGAGTCACTGGTTTAGTCCTGGGCTCACCCCATGGACTCTGCCTTACACCTGCCTCAGCCAAAGGGGCTCCAAAACCACTTTCATGGAATtgctgtgggattttgggaaaacaCCTGGGGAAAGAGCTCAGGGGTCACTTCCCTGCAGATCCCTCTGAACTGTTTCAGGCCAGCTCATGTGCAGGCTGTGGaaggagagctgcagccctTCCCAAGCCCCTGGAATGGCAAGGGAAGATAAAGGGGTGGAAGACATTGAACAAAGCCTTCAGCCATGCTTGGCTTGCGCTGCTGAACCCCTGGGGAACAGCTGCCCTCAGGAGGGGCTACACCAAGGAAGGTTGGGACATTGTGTTTTCTATGGGATGTGCTGCCAAGAGCTCCTCCATGGTGCGGCAAAGGATGGAGACCCATCTCCGAAGATATGAGAAATGTATGGCCATTTATATCCCAAGTTAATTGAGGCTGGATCACTTGGCCTGGTTTTGGATTAAGAATCCTGTGTAGTGCTTTCACCTCTTTTAGGAGTCAGTGACTTTTTTCTGACTGAAAAGGGGAGAAATAATAATAGCTGGGAAGTTCTACGATGGGGGAAATCTTCcaggattgttttttttttgactcTTGAACAACCAGagctgaattattttccttcagacACCCCTTCCCTGGAGGATGTGTGTGTAGGATCCAGGAGTGGTGCATCCCACAGGTGgtggggaggagcagctgcatgCCTGCACATCCAAAGACACAACCACTTCTTAAAcccgtttttttccccaaaacaggTGAGCCTGCTTGGCCAGATCTGATGTGAGGCAATGACAGCATGATTTGACACAATTTATTTATTGCAGTTTTTATCTCACGGAGAACTTTTTCCCTGAACTGGGGCTGAATCCCACAGAACATGGCAGATCACAAGGCAGGATGAAGGCACGCTGTCCAAGTGAACCTGGAACAATCCCGGGGAGTTTGTCTGAGCTCCTGGGTTTTCCCAGCAGACCTGGGATATTTTGTACTGAGAGCATGGATGTGACTCCCGGTTGGTTTAATCCCAGATATGTCAGTTGAACCTGGGGGCAGTGCATGAACCCCACTGAAATTGCCCAAAACTTTGTACGACCCAATAAAATATGTTCAGACAAACTTTGAGTTTTGTGGCTGGTGAGACTTGTGGGGCCTGTGGGAGGGAAAGATGCTGAATCCAACCACTCTGCAGCCTTAAatcctcctctttttttttttttttttttttttttggttcccCTCGATCAAGGGCATGTCCTTTGCAGCTGAAGCATCCCAGCTTCTTTGAGTCTGCTGGTTATTTAAATACTGGGGAGGAAGAGTAGGTGGGGACAACATGCACCGGCCACGGGtaggagagaaggagggagggaaagcgGGAAAGAGAGAGGCTGATGCCTGCAAGGGCCATGGGGGAGCTGAAGGGAGGGGTCCCTCCGGTGTCTCTCTTGTCAGAAATTCCCTGATTCTCTACATTAATTTACCATTAATTAACGGTATTGTCCAAAATGCAGTAAATTCGCCAGTAAATTCACCAGCACTGAATGAAACCCAAAATTCAGTGAGGCATCACCTGGTGAGGGAGGAGTACAGGGCTATCCTGGGGCACTCACCTGTCCCCAGtgttcccaatgtccccagtgtaAGGAGGGAGCTGTCCCCGTACCTGTGGGGCGGGGAGAGCCGGGAGGAAGCCGGGAGGAAGCCGGGATGTGCTGCCTtatcctctccagctctccggAATTCCACGATGTCCTCGCCATCGGTTTGTTTGTTCTTCCGATGTGGAAAGGGTGAGCACTGAGCACCAAACCCTGCCCgggctttggggacactctgtTTGCCTCGAAGGTGGGGTTCTGGAGCTTGGGGAGTTTGACACCAGTCCCTGCTGCCGCCGTGTCCTGCCCTCCATGAGGGTCAGGGGCCAGACCTCGTCACGCCCCGAGCCCTGCGCTGAATTCCAAAGCGATGTCCCCGGGCCCGTCGGTTTAGGGCTAAggccgctcctcctgctgcgGGGCCTGTGCCACCCCTCCAGCGGCCCGTCCCTCCTCTCCGTGTCACCGGGAGGATGCGAGGGTCCCCTCGCCGCGGGGTCCCGGGCGGCCCCGACGGCGCGTCCCTTATCCAGCAGCGCCGCCGCGCGGCCATCCCGCCTTTGGGGCGGAAGAGGGGGGTGCTCAGGGGACAGGGACGCGGGGGTCCCCCGCTCTGTCATGCCCGGGGGCGCGGAGGGACAGTGTAGCCTCCGCCCCGTCCTGCGCCGGGCTCCGcggggctctgctgcctccccGCGGCCGCTGCCTGGGCTCGGGGGGCCGCAAAAAACACGGTCCTCGGCCAATAAACCGACCCCAGCCCCTCGTTTAAAGCAAGGAACACCTCCGGGGATGATTTTCGGGGAGCTTGGGGGTTGTTATTTGCGGGGGAGCCGGCTCCAATCTCCCGGAACGCGGCCCAgcgccgcggcggggccgccccccGGGTCTCCCCCCGCAGCCCTTTCAGCCCCCCCGGCTCCTTAATGAACCCCGCCGAGAATTGCCCTCGCGGTCGGTAAATATTGGCTTAGCTTCCTCCTCGAGCGGCTCCTCGAGCAGCCCCGAAAAACCCACAGCGCTGCCGCCTAAGCCCTACAGTCAATAGGGGACGGGGGGAAGTCACCGTCGGGCTCCGCGGGGACGGGGGCGTCCCGGAGATCCGGCCGCAGGAGAATACTGGGAAAACCGGGCGGGAAAGGAAACGGAGCGGGGCCTGAAGCTCGGGCCGAGTTTCCAACGCCCGCTAGAGCCCCAGATCGCGACCCGCGGGCCGTGTCGCGACCCAGCCCCGCCCTGGCGGCCGAGAGGGGCCGGCCGGGTTCCCGGGGTTcgccggggctgccggggaCCGGAGGAGTCGGACCCCCCTCGGGGAAGCCTCGTCCGAGCACTGCGGGCCCGCTTCGAGCCCGGAGCAGCTCCGGGCACCGCAACGATCCCGCGCGGGGCTGGGCTCCCCCGCCCCGCCTGGGGCGCGGAGGATGCCCGGGCTGGGGGCTTCTCccagctctttttctcttttctcccctgTTTTCCGTCCCATCcgttatttttctttttctgccttctcagattagtttttcttcctttgctttttctgattttgttatatttttctttttcctcctttctcttcttctttttattttcttttctttttcgttatttttccctcttcccttttatttttctatttcctttcgcccctttttatttttattttattaatcgtttttcctttttaaattttttccttgtttcttcatttattttcccattttcgttatttccttccccccttttctttgctgtttttaaaatcaaacaaTTTATTTCCCcgatatatttttttctttttaatttctgcccgtccctctccctctccttttccctccctccctttctctctcagCCTTGCACAAGCAGGAGCGCGGAAGAAAGGGCCGTTTCTCCGGGAGGCAGCGGGACGTGCCAGCCGGGCTGGCGGTACGGCCGGGCCGCGCAGGGAGgcggcagctgcagcccagcccgcCCTCAATGCAGCCTTGTTCTGCCCCGGCCTCCGCGCCGCAGCCCGGCCGCGCAGCGCAGCTCCGCGGGCTCCTGCCAGGGGACGCGCTCGGGGCTTTGCGAGGGGTGGGGGgaatttcctgtgaaatgagAGAGAAACTTGTCAGCGGGCACTGGGAGGAGAGTCTCTGTTGGCCTTcaaagagagaagagagggagggaagagagcGGGATTCTTTTTCCTTGCgccccctcttttttcttttcttttttttttcttttttttttttttttttcttcccagaatAGATATAGCACGAATTTTTAATTCGCCTTCCTTTCACAGACAACAATGCTGGGTTTGAAAGCTGGGCACAATTTGGGTTTTGTGAGGGGTCCCCGGCCCAGCTGGCCATATGGGATACAACATGTAGAACATGCCGAACAATGAGCGCGAGTGACAGCCCGAACAAAACGCGGAGGACACCGCTCCGTGACTCCGCGCTCCGCATCAATGCCGAGCCCCAAAAGCAGCCCAGGCCGAGGCAGGCGAGGCTCAGGGAGGACGTCCCCGCCTCCCGCACCGTCTCTCCCGGTTTTTCGCCGGCTTCTTTGGCTTCCTTGGCTGCGGCTCGTTAATATGCACGCCTCTAACATGCTCACCTCCCTGCCTCCCCCATTGTGCTGCTCTCTGAAGTCTACTGTATATGGAGCGAAGATAGACTGGCCCGGCAGCACGGCAGATATAAGGCCACGGAGGTTAGGGCCACACAACTGGTTTGATAGACTCGACACAACCcgaggggaaggagagggaaaaaaaaaatacaaaaccaaaaacattaaaaaaaaaaaaaaaaaaaaaggaaaaaaggggggtgggggaattgggaatttttttaatttaaaaaaaaaaaaagtaaggagAGAAAAGTGACAGTTTTCCTTCTGACCGCTCCTGGCTCGTAGGACGGGCTTGGAGAAGGGAAAACCGGCACTCGCCCCTGCATCCGCCTCGGGTCTGGGACAGCAGCGGAGCTCCCCAGGGTTTGGAAGCGGCTGCCCCGCGGAACTGCCGCGGCTGCTCCGCTGCAGCGGGGTGCCTCGGTGGTTTGGGGATAGGAGTCCCGGGAAGGAGGGATGgcaaaagagaggaggaaacaTGTGcgaaaaagattaaaaaaaaacagcgGAGGCTGCGCGGGGACCCGCGGCCGCGCAGGATGCGCTGGGGTGGAGATGCGCACCGGGActggcggggccggggcgctgCGGGCCGGGATGTCGGAGGGCCGGGATTTTGCAGAACTGGGATGCTGCGGGGCCGGTACCGACCGTCTCTTTGGCATTGAACTGCCCCGTCCCGGCTGCTCAGCCCCGCGGGACGGGGCGGGCGCTGCAGCGGCCCCATGGCTCCTGACAAAAGgctgtttggatttgttttcGTTTTTTGAAGCATCTTTCGCAGCCTGAAAGCCGCAGGGGCGGGCGAGGGAGCCAGTGCTCTACCGCAACCCGCCCCGAGCCGGGGCTGCGTCCGCCCGGTCCCGGCCAGGCTTGGTCCCGGTCCCAGTTACAGCCCGGCAGAGTCGCCCAGCCCCGCCTTGCCTCCctcttttctcttctccctcGTCCTCcgagtttttgggggggttcttCCGGTGTTAACCCTTTCCCTTGCCCTGCCTGCACCGCGCATCCCCGGAGGGCTGAGCCCGAAGTTTCGCTCTCCCGCCCGTTCGCAGGGGCCCCAGCCCGGGGAGAGGCACCGGGGTGATGCCGGTACCCAAATCgcagcagcactgaggagtAGAAAAGCGCACTCACagatagaaaataataaaatataaattctcCCCGCTCCGATTTTTCGCCGGCAGATGAAGCCGGCTcgtcccacaaaaaaaaaaacaaaaccgtTTTTCCACAAAAATGGAAGCCCGGCGAGTGGAGAGCCCCGCTCGGCCGTGTCACCCCCGGGGACCCTGCCggccccaggcagggctgggtcGGGGGATGCAGGGCGGTGGCCGAGGCCACGACTTTCTGTCCTTGTTATTGGTTCCTTCTCTACTATTTTCCCTCGAAAcgcagcttaaaaaaaaaaaaaaattaaaattcgTTTTAAATGGCAAGGaggccggggcggggcgggaggTGCCCAGGGGGCCGGTCTCCGGACGGAGAGGGTTTCAGCGTCCGTGGGCCTTTTTCCTCCGCTCGGGAATGGTTAAGGTGACTCCCAAATCGGAGAGAGCGAAAGGAGGGCCCCGGCCGCGGCTCACGGCGGCGACAACGACGGCGACAAGGTGCAAAAACACCCCCGCTAACAGCTGTCGGGGCCGCAAATTGCTCTCGAAGGACAGCACCGGAGCTCCCCTTTTGGGGGGACCCTGCGCGGCGGCCGCACTCTCGTTCCTCACAAAATCACAGGAGCAGCGGGgggattttattctttatttttttccttttttttaatttcctttttttttccttttttttttttttttttttttctgtaattctgaCGATCTCCCGCcctccccttttcctcttttattttatttgtaggTAGACAGGACCACTTTGAATGGCgcaaaaaaattctgtaaacAATGACGCACAAAAAACACCTCCCTTCCCTTACCCCCCGCCTCCCCCCGAAATGAAAccgaaccccccaaaaaaatggaggggaaaagaaacGGCAGAGGGAAAGAAcccataataataataataataatagcaataataataatagcaataataataataataataataataacagcgTTTCCCTCGCCATTCCTTCCCCCGCAgtttcgttttttttttttctgttttttttttttttttggagcatCAGTCtgtctccttctctctctctctctctctctctctctctttctcgGTTTTTGCctgttatttctgtgttttcctccGTTTTCGGGGCGAGCCCTCACCAAGTCCATTGCTGCGCCTGTACCAAGTGGTGCGCTGAGGGGTACTGGGGGCTGCCGGCCGCGCTGTACTGCGCGTTGTACTgcatgtgctgctgcagggactgcGCGCTGTACGCCGAGAACGGGATGCCTGCCTGGAACGTCGCGGCTGCCAAGTCCTGGGCTTTGAGCGTGTGGCAGGGCTTGCCGTCCCTGACTAGCACCGGCACGGCCACCCGCCGCGGCGAGGGAAGAGGAGTCACTTCCATACCTTTCTCGGCCCGCGCCCGCTTCATCTTGTAGCGGTGATTCTGGAACCAGATCTTCACCTGCGTGGGGGTGAGGCGGATCAGGCTGGCCAGGTGCTCCCGCTCCGGCGCCGACAGGTACCGCTGCTGTCGGAACCGCCGCTCCAGCTCGTAGGTCTGCGCCTTGGAGAAGagcaccctcctcttcctcttcttgcCCGCATCCCCGCCGCCCACCGCTTCCTTCTCGTTGTCGGGCGACTCGTCGGCCGACGGCTCCGGGGACTTGGCAGAGGGGTcctggccgccgccgccggccgccaGCCCGTGCACTGGGGACAAGACGCGCCCGGTCAGCGGAGGGGGACGGGCCGGGGGAGAGCCCCTCCGCCGCCCCCCGCATCCCTCCCGCCGCCCGGCCGTGGTGCGATGGAGGCCAGCCGTGGAGAGAGGTAAAccccccatccatccatccatccatccatccatccatccatccatggcTCCCCAGCTCCCAACTGGAAGCAGCGCTGCCCCGTCCCCAGCCGGGACGAGCTGCAagtccccccaccccagccgCATCCCTCCCCCATCGCCCCCCATGGCCCCCGGTCTCCGTTGCCCCGTCCCCCGGCCACTCACGGGAGTACTGGATGCCCTCGGCGCTCGCCAGCCAGCGCGTGTAGGGATTATCGCTGTTATCATAGAAAGGACTCTTCAAAGGCAGCGTCGGAACAGTGTCCAAGGGGTTTTGTCCCAAAACTCCCGCTTTCCTGGGCGGCTCGGGCGCCTCGCTCTCCTCCTCGCCGCCCTCCGCCGAGCCGTCCTCATCGTTGGTGTCAGGGAGGTCCAAAATGTCCTTCACCGAGAAGCCCGTCTTTGTGTTGGTCAGAGACATGTTCCGGCCAAATTCCGCCTGGGAAAGTTGGAGCCGCAGCTTGGCCGAGCCGCCGGGTCACGGCTGGGCACGCACACGCCGAGAGGCGACAACGACACTGCGCAGGGACACGGGAAGGGAGGGGGGGCACGGCACGcgtggagaaggaaaaaaaaattagaataataatatggatttttagaaaaataagcGGCGGGATTTGTGCGGGAGAAGCGGCCGCAGCGACGGGTCTCTGCGGTGGTAGTTGTTCTGCCACGGGGGAAAATTTCGAGagcgggagcagcagctggtttcgGGAATAGTTTGTAACtccagggaaaaaggggaaagagacgccaaaaaaaaaaaaaaaaaaaaaaaaaaaatagaaatcacTTCTGGATCTTGTTCAGCCACGCCGAACCCGCGCCTGCCGCTGGAAAATCCCGAGCCATTGCTGGAGCGAGGAGTCCATATAAGGCTGGTCCCCACACATGAACCTGCcgagaggagggagaaaaaaaacctacatTAAACCCAGGAAAGGTTGGCCACGTGTGGGCGGGTCTTGGAAGTCAAGTGGATGAAGACAGTGTTTGCAGATGTGAAATTGCGGGTTTTGGGCGAGCTCCGAGCTTCCACCATTGGTGATGAGTGGTATAACGTGTCAATTAATTACCGGCGCGGGGAGGGTCCtcggcgcggggggcgcgggcggcggcgccgggggggagggagggggcgaggggtggagggagggagagagggagggagggggcgACTTCCCAGCTCTTTTTAAGGACACTATTTACATACAAAGAGCTCCGCACCAGCCCGACGCTCCGGACGCTCCAAAGTGTGTTTTCCACCCGGGTTTTCCTCCGACCgaggggacaaaaaaaaaaaaaaatttgcgAGGGGGCCTGTTCTCACAGTCGCTCAGCCTGCGCGCCCCGCGCTGCCTGCCCCACTTGGGACCGGAGCGGCTCAGATGGCAAAAGCCCAACTTATCTAACCCGCCTAGGTCAATATTTTGGTTGGGGCTTAGGGATGAGCGCTGGAAATTAAACAGCGAGTAATTGATTCTAGTTTGCTCCGAAATTAAGCGAACTTGCAAAACGCGATCGTCAAGCGCGACCCGGCGAGATCCGGGAGGTGATTATTAGGGAGGGGGGGAGTGTGTGCTTATTTGAAGAGGTCTCATTGATTTTGCCACCTTCTTCCAGGGGAATGAATCCAGCCCGTTGGGATAATTCGATGG
This genomic window contains:
- the NKX2-2 gene encoding homeobox protein Nkx-2.2 encodes the protein MSLTNTKTGFSVKDILDLPDTNDEDGSAEGGEEESEAPEPPRKAGVLGQNPLDTVPTLPLKSPFYDNSDNPYTRWLASAEGIQYSLHGLAAGGGGQDPSAKSPEPSADESPDNEKEAVGGGDAGKKRKRRVLFSKAQTYELERRFRQQRYLSAPEREHLASLIRLTPTQVKIWFQNHRYKMKRARAEKGMEVTPLPSPRRVAVPVLVRDGKPCHTLKAQDLAAATFQAGIPFSAYSAQSLQQHMQYNAQYSAAGSPQYPSAHHLVQAQQWTW